The Pelecanus crispus isolate bPelCri1 chromosome 7, bPelCri1.pri, whole genome shotgun sequence genome includes a window with the following:
- the CAMKV gene encoding caM kinase-like vesicle-associated protein yields MPFGCVTLGDKKDYNQPSEVTDRYDLGQVIKTEEFCEIFRAKEKTTGKLYTCKKFLKRDGRKVRKAAKNEIIILKMVKHPNILQLVDVYITRKEYFIFLELATGREVFDWILDQGYYSERDTSNVIRQVLEAVAYLHSLKIVHRNLKLENLVYYNRLKNSKIVISDFHLAKLENGLIKEPCGTPEYLAPEVVGRQRYGRPVDCWAIGVIMYILLSGNPPFYEEADEEDYENHDKNLFRKILAGDYEFDPPYWDDISQAAKELVTRLMEVEQDQRITAEEAISHEWISGNAASDKNIKDGVCAQIEKNFARAKWKKAVRVTTLMKRLRAPEQTETAPAPAPAPAAASAATAATDPAAPTATSTPPAAAQPPAPGTPPAATCNGDGAAAAAESPSEQTG; encoded by the exons ATGCCGTTTGGCTGCGTGACGCTGGGAGACAAGAAAGATTATAACCAACCGTCCGAGGTGACCGACAGATATGACCTGGGCCAGGTCATCAAAAC GGAGGAATTCTGTGAAATCTTCCGGGCCAAGGAGAAGACCACAGGGAAGCTGTACACCTGCAAGAAGTTTCTGAAGCGGGACGGGCGGAAAGTGCGGAAGGCAGCCAAAAACGAGATCATCATCCTCAAAAT ggTGAAGCACCCCAACATCCTGCAGTTGGTGGACGTCTACATCACCCGCAAGGAGTATTTCATCTTCCTGGAGCT GGCCACTGGCCGGGAGGTCTTTGACTGGATCCTGGACCAGGGTTACTACTCGGAGAGGGACACCAGCAACGTCATCCGGCAGGTGCTGGAGGCTGTCGCTTACCTGCACTCGCTCAAGATCGTCCACAGGAACCTCAAG ctgGAGAACCTGGTGTACTATAACCGCCTGAAGAACTCCAAGATTGTCATCAGCGACTTCCACCTGGCCAAGCTGGAGAACGGGCTCATCAAGGAGCCCTGCGGCACCCCTGAGTACCTGG CTCCGGAGGTGGTGGGGCGGCAGCGGTACGGGCGGCCAGTGGATTGCTGGGCCATCGGCGTCATCATGTACATCCT CCTCTCGGGGAACCCCCCCTTCTATGAGGAGGCAGATGAGGAAGACTATGAGAACCACGACAAGAACCTCTTCCGCAAAATCCTGGCTGGGGACTATGAGTTTGACCCGCCATACTGGGACGACATCTCGCAGGCAG CCAAGGAGCTGGTGACGCGCCTGATGGAGGTGGAGCAGGACCAGCGGATCACGGCGGAGGAGGCCATTTCCCACGAGTG GATCTCTGGCAATGCCGCCTCTGACAAGAACATCAAGGACGGCGTCTGTGCCCAGATCGAGAAGAACTTTGCCCGGGCCAAGTGGAAG AAAGCCGTGCGAGTGACCACGCTCATGAAACGCCTGCGGGCGCCCGAGCAGACGGagacggccccggccccggccccggcgccggccgcggcctCTGCTGCCACCGCCGCCACGGACCCTGCGGCCCCCACGGCCACCAGcacgccgcccgccgccgcgcagcccccggcccccggcacGCCGCCCGCCGCCACGTGTAACGGGGacggggctgccgccgccgccgagtCCCCCAGCGAGCAGACCGGCtga
- the MST1R gene encoding LOW QUALITY PROTEIN: macrophage-stimulating protein receptor (The sequence of the model RefSeq protein was modified relative to this genomic sequence to represent the inferred CDS: inserted 3 bases in 3 codons; deleted 4 bases in 4 codons; substituted 1 base at 1 genomic stop codon) yields MGLSCRAYFLLVLALAPLGTGAWQCPRIPYSSTRNFSVPYALPSLDAGSPVQNVAVFTDSTGPAAVFVAIRNRILLANPELRLLSVLVTGPVGSAECEICRLCPAATGGPKDTDNILLLVDPLEPWLYSCGTAQHGLCYQHQLEVRDGEVAITTTRCLYSATGNRPTSCPDCVASPLGTSATVVATSYASFFYLGSTINSSVAARYSPQSVSIRRLKGTLDGFSDDFQWLTVLPQYRDNYTIHYVHSFADEDHVYFLMVQPERPGSAAYHTRLARLSTHEHDLRRYRELVLDCRFESKRRRRRHSGEENAERDIAYNMLQAAHATRPGTRLARDLGINDTEXVLFGAFAESKPESRVLREDSAVCAFPLRLLNQAIEEGMEKCCSTRHQSLLRGLSFFQPVEYCPHNVNLSAPVANTSCWXQPTLVPAASHKVDLFNGHLAGVLLTSIFVTALGDVTVAHLGTAEGRLFQMVLQRSSSYLLTLANFSLGEPGPVRGAMGLQSHLLFFTTGTKVWRLNVTGPGCRHFSTCQRCLQAERFMGCGWCRDGCTRRHECDGLWVQDSCPPVLTDFHPRSAPQRGRTRETLCGMTFRSRLDPDPQRXPPGAYRVAVGRRGCAVLPEESRNHRPLPTSRRKDFVDVLVCELEPGGPMAVEGLANVVLTVEEPARPSGFRVHGSATLGGLXLCAPHQHPEPPVGPREGGTHLSLHGTHLSAGSSWRVTVNGSECPLAGQPRQGVGVIRCTAPAASGLGAAWVALWIDGEEFRAPLPFQYRPDPFVSAIVPSCSYEGSMLTVIGTHLDSVYRAKIRFEASGVRTEATECEAPQTPEQLLCRSPAFPFESKVETVQGNLSVLLDGAPGRWLSRLRYYPQPKVFPLEQEGGRLRLKPDDDEIEGAVSGQQLGLDAVAACMNITMTVGGRDCHPNVLKNEVTCRLPRELRLPAAGAPVEICVNSACEALGWVLPPAASLDLAASLALGTGITFLVCCVLAVVLLRWRWRKRGGTENLELLVQPSRSDPPATTQRPGVDYREVLVLPAAGSPSLVGPRARFAGAGASAGVVGGGSPMPLLRATSCCLEDLRPELLEEVKDILIPEERLITHRHQVIGKGHFGSVYHGTYMDPLLGHLHCAVKSLHRITDVEEVEEFLREGILMKSFHHPQVLSLLGVCLPRYGLPLVVLPYMRHGDLRHFIRAQERSPTVKDLIGFGLQVALGMEYLAQKKFVHRDLAARNCMLDETLTVKVADFGLARDVFGKEYYSVRRHRHAKLPVKWMALESLQTQKFTTKSDVWSFGVLMWELLTRGASPYPEVDPYDMARYLLRGRRLPQPCHCPDTLYGVMLSCWAPAPEERPSFTGLVDELEHVLATLEGEHYVNLAITYVNLERGPPFPPVPLGQLPNGEDEDDDDEEEEEEEEEEEEDMALC; encoded by the exons ATGGGGCTGTCGTGCCGTGCATACTTCTTGCTGGTGCTCGCCCTGGCTCCGCTGGGCACCGGCGCCTGGCAGTGCCCCCGCATCCCTTACAGCTCCACCAGGAACTTCTCCGTCCCCTATGCACTGCCCAGCCTCGATGCCGGCAGCCCCGTGCAGAATGTCGCCGTCTTCACCGACTCCACTGGCCCTGCTGCCGTCTTCGTGGCCATCCGCAACCGCATCCTGCTGGCCAACCCCGAGCTGCGCCTCCTCTCAGTCCTTGTCACCGGCCCGGTGGGCAGCGCCGAGTGCGAGATCTGCCGCCTGTGCCCGGCTGCCACAGGTGGCCCCAAGGACACGGACAACATTTTGCTGCTGGTGGACCCACTGGAGCCATGGCTGTACAGCTGTGGCACAGCGCAGCATGGACTGTGCTACCAGCACCAGCTGGAGGTGCGTGACGGTGAGGTGGCCATCACGACCACGCGCTGCCTGTACTCGGCCACAGGCAACAGACCCACGTCCTGCCCCGACTGCGTGGCCAGCCCCCTGGGGACCAGTGCCACCGTGGTAGCCACCTCCTATGCCTCTTTCTTCTACCTCGGCTCCACCATCAACAGCAGCGTGGCGGCACGGTACAGCCCACAGTCAGTGTCCATCCGCAGGCTGAAGGGCACCTTGGATGGCTTTTCAGACGACTTCCAGTGGCTGACGGTGCTGCCACAATACCGGGACAACTACACTATCCACTATGTGCACTCATTCGCCGATGAGGACCACGTCTACTTCCTGATGGTGCAGCCAGAGCGGCCGGGCTCAGCAGCGTATCACACACGCCTGGCGCGGCTCAGCACCCATGAGCATGACCTCCGCCGCTACCGTGAGCTCGTCCTCGATTGCCGCTTCGAGTCCAAGCGCCGCCGGCGCCGGCACAGCGGTGAGGAGAACGCTGAGCGGGACATCGCCTACAACATGCTGCAGGCTGCCCACGCCACCCGCCCTGGCACCCGCCTGGCCCGCGACCTCGGCATCAATGACACGG TTGTGCTCTTTGGCGCCTTTGCTGAGAGCAAGCCTGAGAGCCGGGTGCTGCGGGAGGACTCAGCCGTCTGTGCATTCCCCCTCCGCCTCCTCAACCAGGCCATAGAGGAGGGCATGGAGAAGTGCTGCAGCACCAGGCACCAGTCGCTGTTGCGGGGGCTCAGCTTCTTCCAGCCGGTGGAGTACTGCCCGCACAAC GTGAACCTCTCGGCGCCGGTGGCCAACACCAGCTGCT ACCAGCCCACCCTTGTCCCTGCCGCCTCCCATAAGGTGGACCTGTTCAATGGGCACCTGGCCGGCGTCCTCCTCACCTCCATCTTCGTCACTGCCCTGGGGGACGTCACTGTGGCCCACCTGGGCACC GCGGAGGGACGCCTCTtccag ATGGTGCTCCAGCGCTCCAGCTCCTACCTCCTCACCTTGGCCAACTTCTCCCTGGGGGAGCCGGGGCCAGTGcggggtgccatggggctgcagagccacTTGCTGTTCTTCACCACTGGGACCAAG GTGTGGCGCCTGAATGTCACTGGCCCCGGCTGCCGCCACTTCTCCACATGCCAGCGCTGCCTGCAGGCTGAGCGCTTCATGGGCTGCGGCTGGTGCAGGGACGGGTGCACGCGCCGCCATGAGTGCGATGGCCTCTGGGTCCAGGACAGCTGCCCACCCGTCCTCACTGAC TTCCATCCCCGGAGTGCCCCACAGCGGGGCCGGACACGGGAGACGCTCTGCGGCATGACCTTCCGCTCCCGCCTGGACCCTGACCCCCAGC AGCCCCCTGGTGCCTACCGGGTGGCAGTGGGACGGCGAGGCTGCGCCGTGCTGCCGGAGGAGAGCAGGAACCACAG ACCCCTGCCCACCTCCCGCCGCAAGGACTTTGTGGACGTGCTGGTGTGTGAGCTGGAACCGGGGGGCCCGATGGCAGTGGAGGGCCTGGCCAACGTGGTGCTCACCGTGGAGGAACCCGCCAGACCCTCTGGCTTC CGCGTCCACGGCTCGGCCACCCTCGGCGGCTTGTGACTTTGTG CCCCACATCAGCACCCTGAACCCCCCGTTGGCCCCCGGGAGGGTGGCACCCACCTGTCCCTGCACGGCACCCACCTCTcggcagggagcagctggcGGGTGACAGTCAATGGCTCCGAATGCCCCTTGGCTGGGCAGCCCAG GCAGGGCGTCGGGGTGATTCGGTGCACGGCTCCTGCTGCCAGCGGCCTGGGTGCAGCCTGGGTGGCCCTATGGATAGACGGGGAGGAGTTCCGGGCCCCCCTGCCCTTCCAGTAC CGCCCTGACCCCTTCGTTTCGGCCATCGTCCCCAGCTGCAGCTATGA GGGCTCAATGCTCACCGTCATCGGCACCCACCTGGACTCGGTGTATCGTGCCAAGATCCGCTTCGAAGCCAGCGGCGTGAGGACTGAAGCCACG GAGTGCGAGGCCCCGCAGACACCGGAGCAGCTGCTGTGCCGCAGCCCAGCCTTCCCCTTCGAGAGCAAGGTGGAGACGGTGCAGGGGAACCTGAGTGTGCTGCTGGATGGTGCTCCTGGCCGCTGGCTCTCCCGCCTCCGCTACTAC CCCCAGCCCAAGGTCTTCCCCTTGGAGCAGGAGGGTGGGCGCCTCCGCCTCAAGCCTGACGATGACGAGATCGAG GGTGCTGTGTCTGGGCAGCAATTGGGGCTGGACGCCGTGGCTGCCTGCATGAACATCACCATGACAGTGGGGGGCCGGGACTGCCACCCCAACGTGCTGAAGAATGAGGTGACGTGCCGCCTGCCCCGTGAGCTGCGCCTGCCTGCAGCCGGGGCTCCCGTGGAG aTCTGCGTGAACAGCGCCTGCGAGGCGCTGGGTTGGgtgctgccccccgccgcctcgctggacctggctgccagcctggcccTCGGCACCGGCATCACCTTCCTGGTTTGCTGTGTCCTGGCCGTCGTGCTGCTCCGCTGGCGCTGGAGGAAGCGGGGAG ggacGGAGaacctggagctgctggtgcagcccagccGCAGTGACCCCCCCGCCACCACCCAGCGCCCCGGTGTTGACTACAGGGAAGTGCTGG TGCTGCCCGCGGCAGGCAGTCCCAGCCTGGTGGGGCCCCGGGCACGCTttgccggtgccggtgccagtGCTGGCGTGGTGGGTGGCGGCTCCCCCATGCCCCTGCTCAGGGCCACATCCTGCTGCCTGGAGGATCTGCGtccggagctgctggaggaggtgaAGGACATCCTCATCCCCGAGGAGCGGCTCATCACCCACCGCCACCAGGTCATCGGCAAAG GGCACTTCGGCAGTGTCTACCACGGCACCTAcatggacccactgctggggCACCTCCACTGTGCTGTCAAGTCCCTGCACC GCATCACGGACGTGGAGGAGGTGGAAGAGTTCCTGCGCGAAGGCATCCTCATGAAGAGCTTCCACCACCCCCAGGTGCTCTCGCTGCTGGGGGTGTGCCTGCCCCGCTACGGGCTGCCCCTCGTTGTCCTGCCCTACATGCGCCATGGGGATCTGCGCCACTTCATCCGCGCCCAGGAGCGG AGCCCCACAGTGAAGGACCTCATCGGCTTCGGGCTGCAGGTGGCCCTGGGCATGGAGTACCTGGCCCAGAAGAAGTTTGTGCATCGGGACCTGGCAGCCAGGAACTGCAT GCTGGACGAGACACTGACGGTGAAGGTGGCCGACTTCGGGCTGGCGCGGGACGTGTTCGGCAAGGAGTACTACAGCGTCCGGCGGCACCGCCATGCCAAGCTGCCCGTCAAGTGGATGGCACTGGAGAGCCTCCAGACCCAAAAATTCACCACCAAGTCGGATGTG TGGTCTTTCGGGGTGCTCATGTGGGAGCTGCTGACGCGGGGGGCATCACCATACCCCGAGGTGGACCCCTACGACATGGCCCGCTACCTGCTACGGGGGAGACGCCTGCCACAGCCCTGCCACTGCCCTGACACCCt GTACGGTGtgatgctgagctgctgggcGCCAGCGCCTGAAGAGAGGCCGTCCTTCACGGGGCTGGTGGATGAGCTAGAGCATGTCCTGGCCACGCTGGAGGGTGAGCACTATGTCAACCTGGCCATAACCTACGTCAACCTGGAGCGTggccccccttttccccctgtccccctgggGCAGCTGCCCAATGGtgaggatgaagatgatgacgacgaggaggaagaggaagaggaggaagaagaggaagaggacatGGCTCTGTGCTGA
- the MON1A gene encoding vacuolar fusion protein MON1 homolog A isoform X3 has translation MAADVHKKKGWEVPNGTLAPGDGQHTERSESPTPGLAQGTEPDGYKVVFVRRSPLVLVAVARTRQSEQEIAHELLYIYYQILSLLTWTQLNHIFQQKQNYDLRRLLAGSERITDNLLDLMAHDPSFLMGAVRCLPLAASVRDAVSTSLQQAKAKSLVFSILLSGNQLVSLVRKKDQFLHPIDLHLLFNLISSSSSFREGEAWTPICLPKFNSSGFFHAHISYLEQEMDLCLLLVSTDREDFFTVSDCKRRFQERLRRRGVHHALQEALRTPFYSVAQVGIPDLRHFIYKSKSSGLFTSPKIEAPYVREEEKERLLGLYQYLHSRAHNSSRPLKNIYFTGPRENLLAWVTSAFELYICYSPLGTKAGAISAVNKLMKWIRKEEDRLFILTPQTY, from the exons ATGGCTGCGGATGTCCACAAGAAGAAAGGCTGGGAAGTGCCCAACGGGACCCTGGCGCCAGGAGATGGGCAGCACACGGAGCGGTCCGAGAGCCCCACGCCAGGGCTGGCGCAGGGGACGGAGCCAG ATGGCTACAAGGTGGTTTTTGTGCGGAGGAGCCCACTGGTGCTGGTGGCAGTGGCGCGGACCCGGCAGTCGGAGCAGGAGATCGCCCATGAGCTGCTCTACATCTACTACCAGATCCTGAGCCTGCTCACCTGGACCCAGCTCAACCACATCTtccagcagaagcagaactATGACCTGCGCAGGCTTCTGGCCGGCTCCGAGCGCATCACCGACAACCTGCTGGACCTCATGGCCCACGACCCCAGCTTCCTCATGGGTGCCGTGCGCTGCCTGCCTCTGGCCGCCAGCGTCCGGGATGCTGTCAGCACCAGCCTCCAGCAGGCCAAGGCCAAGAGCCTGGTCTTCTCCATCCTCCTGTCAGGGAACCAGCTGGTGTCTCTCGTGAGGAAGAAGGATCAGTTCCTCCACCCTATTGACCTCCATCTGCTCTTCAATCTCATCagctcttcttcttccttccgGGAGGGTGAAGCCTGGACTCCCATTTGCCTCCCCAAGTTCAACTCCAGTGGCTTCTTCCATGCCCACATCTCCTACCTGGAGCAGGAGATGGACCTGTGCCTCCTGCTGGTCTCCACTGACCGCGAGGACTTCTTCACTGTCTCCGACTGTAAGCGGCGCTTCCAAGAGCGCctgcggcggcggggggtgcaCCACGCTCTGCAGGAGGCCCTGCGCACTCCCTTCTACAGTGTTGCGCAGGTGGGCATCCCTGACCTCCGGCACTTCATCTACAAGTCGAAAAGCTCTGGGCTCTTTACCAG CCCCAAGATTGAGGCACCCTACGTGcgggaagaggagaaggagaggctCTTGGGGCTCTACCAGTACCTCCACAGCCGGGCTCACAACTCTTCACGCCCCCTGAAGAACATCTATTTCACAGGCCCCCGTGAGAACCTCCTGGCTTGG GTAACCAGCGCCTTCGAGCTTTACATATGCTACAGTCCCCTGGGGACCAAGGCCGGCGCCATCAGTGCTGTCAACAAGCTCATGAAGTGGATCCGCAAGGAGGAAGACCGACTCTTCATCCTCACTCCCCAGACATACTGA
- the MON1A gene encoding vacuolar fusion protein MON1 homolog A isoform X2 gives MAADVHKKKGWEVPNGTLAPGDGQHTERSESPTPGLAQGTEPGAGQEGAMFVHTRSYEDLTSPEDGVATAQSPEERRGEPAEPTSMEQISKDFSELSTQLTGMALDLEEEMRQSKEGKLEPSPQTTRRDSVLSGKEEEDVTMDAWRMHRKHVFVLSEAGKPVYSRYGSEEALSSTMGVMMALVSFLEAEKNAIRSIHADGYKVVFVRRSPLVLVAVARTRQSEQEIAHELLYIYYQILSLLTWTQLNHIFQQKQNYDLRRLLAGSERITDNLLDLMAHDPSFLMGAVRCLPLAASVRDAVSTSLQQAKAKSLVFSILLSGNQLVSLVRKKDQFLHPIDLHLLFNLISSSSSFREGEAWTPICLPKFNSSGFFHAHISYLEQEMDLCLLLVSTDREDFFTVSDCKRRFQERLRRRGVHHALQEALRTPFYSVAQVGIPDLRHFIYKSKSSGLFTSPKIEAPYVREEEKERLLGLYQYLHSRAHNSSRPLKNIYFTGPRENLLAWVTSAFELYICYSPLGTKAGAISAVNKLMKWIRKEEDRLFILTPQTY, from the exons ATGGCTGCGGATGTCCACAAGAAGAAAGGCTGGGAAGTGCCCAACGGGACCCTGGCGCCAGGAGATGGGCAGCACACGGAGCGGTCCGAGAGCCCCACGCCAGGGCTGGCGCAGGGGACGGAGCCAG GGGCGGGCCAGGAGGGAGCCATGTTCGTGCACACCCGCTCCTACGAGGACTTGACGAGTCCTGAGGACGGGGTGGCCACGGCACAGAGCCCGGAGGAgaggcggggggagccggccgAGCCGACCAGCATGGAGCAGATCAGCAAGGACTTCAGTGAGCTGAGCACGCAGCTTACGGGTATGGCCCTTGACCTGGAGGAGGAAATGAGGCAGAGCAAGGAGGGGAAGCTGGAGCCATCCCCACAGACCACCCGCCGTGACTCAGTGCTGTctggcaaggaggaggaggacgtgACCATGGATGCCTGGCGCATGCACCGGAAGCATGTCTTCGTGCTGAGCGAGGCAGGCAAGCCCGTGTACTCCCGCTACGGCTCTGAAGAGGCCCTCTCCAGCACCATGGGTGTCATGATGGCTCTGGTGTCCTTTCTGGAGGCCGAGAAAAACGCCATCCGGTCCATCCATGCAG ATGGCTACAAGGTGGTTTTTGTGCGGAGGAGCCCACTGGTGCTGGTGGCAGTGGCGCGGACCCGGCAGTCGGAGCAGGAGATCGCCCATGAGCTGCTCTACATCTACTACCAGATCCTGAGCCTGCTCACCTGGACCCAGCTCAACCACATCTtccagcagaagcagaactATGACCTGCGCAGGCTTCTGGCCGGCTCCGAGCGCATCACCGACAACCTGCTGGACCTCATGGCCCACGACCCCAGCTTCCTCATGGGTGCCGTGCGCTGCCTGCCTCTGGCCGCCAGCGTCCGGGATGCTGTCAGCACCAGCCTCCAGCAGGCCAAGGCCAAGAGCCTGGTCTTCTCCATCCTCCTGTCAGGGAACCAGCTGGTGTCTCTCGTGAGGAAGAAGGATCAGTTCCTCCACCCTATTGACCTCCATCTGCTCTTCAATCTCATCagctcttcttcttccttccgGGAGGGTGAAGCCTGGACTCCCATTTGCCTCCCCAAGTTCAACTCCAGTGGCTTCTTCCATGCCCACATCTCCTACCTGGAGCAGGAGATGGACCTGTGCCTCCTGCTGGTCTCCACTGACCGCGAGGACTTCTTCACTGTCTCCGACTGTAAGCGGCGCTTCCAAGAGCGCctgcggcggcggggggtgcaCCACGCTCTGCAGGAGGCCCTGCGCACTCCCTTCTACAGTGTTGCGCAGGTGGGCATCCCTGACCTCCGGCACTTCATCTACAAGTCGAAAAGCTCTGGGCTCTTTACCAG CCCCAAGATTGAGGCACCCTACGTGcgggaagaggagaaggagaggctCTTGGGGCTCTACCAGTACCTCCACAGCCGGGCTCACAACTCTTCACGCCCCCTGAAGAACATCTATTTCACAGGCCCCCGTGAGAACCTCCTGGCTTGG GTAACCAGCGCCTTCGAGCTTTACATATGCTACAGTCCCCTGGGGACCAAGGCCGGCGCCATCAGTGCTGTCAACAAGCTCATGAAGTGGATCCGCAAGGAGGAAGACCGACTCTTCATCCTCACTCCCCAGACATACTGA
- the MON1A gene encoding vacuolar fusion protein MON1 homolog A isoform X1: MAADVHKKKGWEVPNGTLAPGDGQHTERSESPTPGLAQGTEPGAGQEGAMFVHTRSYEDLTSPEDGVATAQSPEERRGEPAEPTSMEQISKDFSELSTQLTGMALDLEEEMRQSKEGKLEPSPQTTRRDSVLSGKEEEDVTMDAWRMHRKHVFVLSEAGKPVYSRYGSEEALSSTMGVMMALVSFLEAEKNAIRSIHAADGYKVVFVRRSPLVLVAVARTRQSEQEIAHELLYIYYQILSLLTWTQLNHIFQQKQNYDLRRLLAGSERITDNLLDLMAHDPSFLMGAVRCLPLAASVRDAVSTSLQQAKAKSLVFSILLSGNQLVSLVRKKDQFLHPIDLHLLFNLISSSSSFREGEAWTPICLPKFNSSGFFHAHISYLEQEMDLCLLLVSTDREDFFTVSDCKRRFQERLRRRGVHHALQEALRTPFYSVAQVGIPDLRHFIYKSKSSGLFTSPKIEAPYVREEEKERLLGLYQYLHSRAHNSSRPLKNIYFTGPRENLLAWVTSAFELYICYSPLGTKAGAISAVNKLMKWIRKEEDRLFILTPQTY; encoded by the exons ATGGCTGCGGATGTCCACAAGAAGAAAGGCTGGGAAGTGCCCAACGGGACCCTGGCGCCAGGAGATGGGCAGCACACGGAGCGGTCCGAGAGCCCCACGCCAGGGCTGGCGCAGGGGACGGAGCCAG GGGCGGGCCAGGAGGGAGCCATGTTCGTGCACACCCGCTCCTACGAGGACTTGACGAGTCCTGAGGACGGGGTGGCCACGGCACAGAGCCCGGAGGAgaggcggggggagccggccgAGCCGACCAGCATGGAGCAGATCAGCAAGGACTTCAGTGAGCTGAGCACGCAGCTTACGGGTATGGCCCTTGACCTGGAGGAGGAAATGAGGCAGAGCAAGGAGGGGAAGCTGGAGCCATCCCCACAGACCACCCGCCGTGACTCAGTGCTGTctggcaaggaggaggaggacgtgACCATGGATGCCTGGCGCATGCACCGGAAGCATGTCTTCGTGCTGAGCGAGGCAGGCAAGCCCGTGTACTCCCGCTACGGCTCTGAAGAGGCCCTCTCCAGCACCATGGGTGTCATGATGGCTCTGGTGTCCTTTCTGGAGGCCGAGAAAAACGCCATCCGGTCCATCCATGCAG CAGATGGCTACAAGGTGGTTTTTGTGCGGAGGAGCCCACTGGTGCTGGTGGCAGTGGCGCGGACCCGGCAGTCGGAGCAGGAGATCGCCCATGAGCTGCTCTACATCTACTACCAGATCCTGAGCCTGCTCACCTGGACCCAGCTCAACCACATCTtccagcagaagcagaactATGACCTGCGCAGGCTTCTGGCCGGCTCCGAGCGCATCACCGACAACCTGCTGGACCTCATGGCCCACGACCCCAGCTTCCTCATGGGTGCCGTGCGCTGCCTGCCTCTGGCCGCCAGCGTCCGGGATGCTGTCAGCACCAGCCTCCAGCAGGCCAAGGCCAAGAGCCTGGTCTTCTCCATCCTCCTGTCAGGGAACCAGCTGGTGTCTCTCGTGAGGAAGAAGGATCAGTTCCTCCACCCTATTGACCTCCATCTGCTCTTCAATCTCATCagctcttcttcttccttccgGGAGGGTGAAGCCTGGACTCCCATTTGCCTCCCCAAGTTCAACTCCAGTGGCTTCTTCCATGCCCACATCTCCTACCTGGAGCAGGAGATGGACCTGTGCCTCCTGCTGGTCTCCACTGACCGCGAGGACTTCTTCACTGTCTCCGACTGTAAGCGGCGCTTCCAAGAGCGCctgcggcggcggggggtgcaCCACGCTCTGCAGGAGGCCCTGCGCACTCCCTTCTACAGTGTTGCGCAGGTGGGCATCCCTGACCTCCGGCACTTCATCTACAAGTCGAAAAGCTCTGGGCTCTTTACCAG CCCCAAGATTGAGGCACCCTACGTGcgggaagaggagaaggagaggctCTTGGGGCTCTACCAGTACCTCCACAGCCGGGCTCACAACTCTTCACGCCCCCTGAAGAACATCTATTTCACAGGCCCCCGTGAGAACCTCCTGGCTTGG GTAACCAGCGCCTTCGAGCTTTACATATGCTACAGTCCCCTGGGGACCAAGGCCGGCGCCATCAGTGCTGTCAACAAGCTCATGAAGTGGATCCGCAAGGAGGAAGACCGACTCTTCATCCTCACTCCCCAGACATACTGA